In one Nicotiana tomentosiformis chromosome 6, ASM39032v3, whole genome shotgun sequence genomic region, the following are encoded:
- the LOC104115420 gene encoding 20 kDa chaperonin, chloroplastic-like → MATTQLTASSISAKGFASFEGLRSTSNVKVASFVPLKQNNRLSRGLVVKAATTVAPKYTSVKPLGDRVLVKIKTAEEKSVGGILLPTSAQSKPQGGEIVAVGEGRSIGKTKVEISVKNGTQVLYSKYAGTEVLFDGSTHLIMKEDDIVGILETDDIKDLQPLNDRILIKVAEVEEKTAGGLFLSEAAKEKPSIGSVIAAGPGPLDEEGNRKSLSVSPGNTVLYSKYAGNDFKGADGADYVTLRASDVIAVLS, encoded by the exons ATGGCAACAACTCAGTTGACTGCATCATCCATTTCTGCTAAGGGTTTTGCTTCCTTTGAAGGGCTTAGGTCAACTAGTAATGTAAAGGTTGCATCTTTTGTTCCTTTAAAGCAGAATAACAGGTTGTCCCGTGGTCTTGTTGTTAAGGCTGCAACTACTGTAGCCCCTAAG TACACTTCAGTTAAACCTCTCGGTGATAGAGTTTTAGTGAAGATAAAGACTGCAGAGGAGAAGAGTGTTGGTGGTATCTTACTTCCGACATCAGCGCAATCAAAGCCACAAGGAGGTGAGATTGTCGCGGTTGGGGAGGGTCGTTCAATTGGCAAGACTAAAGTGGAAATTAGTGTGAAG AATGGTACCCAAGTGCTGTACTCGAAATATGCGGGAACTGAAGTTCTGTTTGATGGATCAACGCACCTGATCATGAAAGAGGATGACATTGTTGGTATTCTCGAGACCGATGATATCAAGGATCTGCAGCCCTTGAACGACAGAATTTTAATCAAG GTAGCTGAGGTTGAGGAAAAAACTGCTGGAGGATTGTTCTTGAGTGAGGCGGCAAAGGAGAAACCTTCAATTGGCTCG GTAATTGCTGCTGGACCGGGTCCTCTTGACGAGGAAGGGAACAGGAAATCACTTTCAGTATCTCCTGGAAATACAGTTCTGTATTCCAAATATGCAGGCAATGACTTCAAAGGGGCTGATGGCGCCGACTACGTAACACTAAGGGCATCTGATGTAATTGCTGTGCTTTCATAG